CTCTTTCGGTGTTCTGAAATGTAAATGTTTTACAGTTTCCTGCGGTAGGTTGAGTTTGGACCAGACCTCCGCATATTCTCTGACAAGCTCGCATACACTATCATCGTAACAGAGGTCGATAGCGTTTTCGCCGTCATTGTTTCTGATCAGCGGGTTGGCACCGACGGACAGAAGATACCGGACGGTTTTGAGGATCCGACCGTTCTGCGGATAACGAACCATGTTCATGAGAGGCGTCCATCCGTTGTCATCGGTTTCGTTGACACGAAGACCCTGACTTACCAACAGTTCCATACATTTTTTGTCACAGGTATAGAACAGTAGTGAACGTCCCCGGTCATCTTTCACGTACGGATTGGCACCGAGTTCGACCGCCTTTCTTACGAGTTTGATATCATCTCTGTCAACGGCGTACATCAGTACGGTTAAACCGGCTTTGTCTTTTGCGTTGATATCCGCTCCGTGTCTTACAAGAAATTCGACGAACTCGATATTCTTCAGCGCGTAGAAGAGGGGTGTCCAACCGAACACATGGTCCCTGGCGTTGACGTCCGCACCTTTCTCAACCAGGTACCGTGCCAGGTCGAACATTCCCTTCTCTAACGCGAGCATGAGCGGTGTTTCTCCGTTATGGTCCGCAAGGTTCACATCTGCACCGTGTTTGACCATCAGTTTGGCGATCCGTTTTCTTTTCAGAAGGATGGCTATGTTGAGGATCGGTGTGCCCGGTGCAAACACTCTTTCCGGACAGTCGATAGAGACACGATCCTTTATTCTGTAGTTGACCTCCCATCCCAATCCTTTGAATACCTTCAGTATCGATTTGACT
This Candidatus Micrarchaeota archaeon DNA region includes the following protein-coding sequences:
- a CDS encoding ankyrin repeat domain-containing protein encodes the protein MKLLGVLSRARSNKTLENDPKLLRTHPRTEIIKELMNAHKAYFSVQDGNVSEEDLKESLEKFLLEAVIAGYTREVKSILKVFKGLGWEVNYRIKDRVSIDCPERVFAPGTPILNIAILLKRKRIAKLMVKHGADVNLADHNGETPLMLALEKGMFDLARYLVEKGADVNARDHVFGWTPLFYALKNIEFVEFLVRHGADINAKDKAGLTVLMYAVDRDDIKLVRKAVELGANPYVKDDRGRSLLFYTCDKKCMELLVSQGLRVNETDDNGWTPLMNMVRYPQNGRILKTVRYLLSVGANPLIRNNDGENAIDLCYDDSVCELVREYAEVWSKLNLPQETVKHLHFRTPKEFDKFIKENLEKIEKKQEKDTNGS